A region of Plantactinospora sp. BC1 DNA encodes the following proteins:
- a CDS encoding lasso peptide biosynthesis B2 protein: MSALLRLARRRGLGGLRTALWTVRAWRRVRRQLRRAGMDGVRLPAPPPTADVDRTVVSGVLHRLGASCLERALVRQRWYAARRTPRTLVIGVTAPSSGFRAHAWLDGEPDRHRHGLVEVLHRPPPPEWLPADDGELSEGAEPERLPAGDRELSGGTEPGRLPADGRELSEGTEPEWLPAGGAETSAAAEKAETGRGGHVG; the protein is encoded by the coding sequence GGCGCCGGGGACTGGGCGGGCTCCGGACGGCACTGTGGACGGTACGGGCCTGGCGTCGGGTACGCCGGCAGCTGCGCAGGGCCGGCATGGACGGCGTACGCCTGCCGGCCCCACCGCCCACCGCCGACGTCGACCGGACGGTGGTCTCCGGCGTACTGCACCGGCTCGGGGCGAGTTGCCTGGAACGCGCACTCGTACGGCAACGCTGGTACGCCGCCCGCCGGACTCCCCGGACGCTGGTGATCGGGGTGACCGCGCCGAGCAGCGGGTTCCGGGCGCACGCCTGGCTCGACGGCGAACCCGACCGGCACCGGCACGGGCTGGTCGAGGTCCTGCACCGCCCACCGCCGCCGGAGTGGCTGCCCGCCGACGACGGCGAACTGTCGGAGGGAGCGGAACCGGAGCGGCTGCCGGCCGGCGACCGTGAACTGTCGGGGGGAACGGAACCGGGGCGGCTGCCCGCCGACGGCCGCGAACTGTCGGAGGGAACGGAACCGGAGTGGCTGCCGGCCGGCGGCGCCGAGACTTCGGCGGCAGCGGAGAAGGCGGAGACCGGCCGCGGCGGTCACGTGGGCTGA